DNA sequence from the Nicotiana tomentosiformis chromosome 3, ASM39032v3, whole genome shotgun sequence genome:
cgtcccccaaaaagaaaaagcttcttgtTCCCAATCCACCACCGATAAAACACAGGTGGATCCTCGTCCTGAGGAGTGCATTCCAGCGGCgtatgttcttacctccgatttcaaacttgATAAAGGTTTGCCAgttcctggccgatgtgagcccgtatcgagatatatttgttcgataacccgGGAGCAACTCGAGCGGAtaaaaaagattgtaactgggagaacaaagaggtggtagtgccgtctcctgaagaggatattactactcacgtgagagggtttttaagcatgtatacttaccctttcacctccttatttgattcttctgttgcatatcgaaatctggcactgggttcgctgacttcgactggtatcaaggaTTTGGAGCCATATTCTAaagagaacggggttgcccccgtactagattttgatgttgttcaataTGCCCAAAgcacttcgggtaggatttctctccattttcgttcagcctcttctttaggttttgagtgatcattttgttcgttgattcagccTGTCTGTTCCcgctggggtgatacggtgttgataatatccttcttattttgtggtcttcgaagaatattgtcactttgctgccaacaaattgtttcccattgtcacacactatttcggcgggtatcccaaattgacatacgatatgatcccagataaagtctataacctctttctctcttactttctcaaacgcctgtgcttcaacccatttagagaaatagtcagtcataaataaaataaatttagctttacctggggtcgatggtagagggccgatgatatccattccccatttcatgaatggccatggggataggactgagtgaagttgctctctggGTTGatagatcattggtgcaaacctttgacatttgtcacattttcgaacaaactcctttgcatcttttcccatatcgatccaataatatcctgccctgattattttttagactaatgaatcggcaccggagtgattcccacaagtgccctcgtgcacctcacataggatgtaatcggtatctcctggacctAACCATATTatcaatggtccatcgaatgtccttcggtatattGTTCCATTTGAAGCTAACGTGAATCAAGCAGCTTTGGTTTGCagggcccttgaatctttagggtccgatgggagctttccattctttaagtattcaatacacttattcctccaatcccaggttaagcttgtagaatttatctcggcatgaccttcttcgatcatggatctcgagagttgaacgacagtcctcgagcttatctcgccttcctcgaccgatgatcccaaatttgcaagtgcatcggcctcactgtttttctctcgtggaacatgttgtaaagtccattctttgaaatggtgcaaagtgacctgcagtttgtccaaatacctttgcattctatcttctcgaacttcaaaggtttttgtttacttgatttaccaccagcaaagagtcacacttggcttcaatgacttctgccccAAGCTTTtatctagctcgagacctgcaatcatggcctcttactcgacctcgttgttagtcaacctggtagttttgatagattgcctaatagtgttacctgtgggaggctttaaaactatgcctagcccggaccccttcacgttcgaagccccgtccataaaaagggtccatacccccgatgacataatcgatttcaataagagttctttttcaacttcggatacgagggttggcgtgaaatcggccatgaagtctgctaaaatttgagacttgatggccgtacgtgGTTGATATTTgacccactgagtttgacggcccatttggccaatcggcctgatagtttgggcttgtgcaaaatattacgaagcgggtaagtggttaatacacatatggggtgacattgaaagtacggtcttaactttctagaggcgtttatcagtgcaagtgccaatttttctaggtgcggatatctagtttatACTTCTCCTAAgatccgacttatataataaatggaaaattgcgtaccttgctcttctcgaactaggacaccgcttactgcgatttccgatactgccaagtacacaCAGAGTTTtttgtctgtttttggagtatgaagtagtggAGGGCACGATAGATATCGGTTTAGTTCCTCtagtgcatgttggcattccggggtccaagcgaaatcattcttttttttgagtagagagaaaaatttgtgactttgatctgatgatctcgaaatgaatcggacTAAGGCTGTAAACCATCCCGTTAGCCTCTATACAGTTTTCACGCTGTCCAAGatggtgatgtctttgatggccttgattttatcgggattaatctcgattccccgatttgacaccatgaagcccaggaacttgcccgaaccgaccccgaaagcacatttttcggggttgaacTTCATATTTTATTTCCTCAAAAATcacgaacgtttcctgcaaatgggacaaatggtcctctgcgcgcagagacttaactagcatgtcatcaatataaacttccattgatttacctatttgttcttcgaatattttatttactagacattggtaagtagctcctgcattttttagcccgaaaaggcatcatattataacaatatgttccatatttggtgataaatgaagtattttcctggtcttccgggttcatctggatttgattatacccggaataggcatcgagaaaagtgaggatctcgtgaccggccgtggcatcgatcatgcgatcgacgttgggcagcggaaaggaatctttggggaatgctttgttcaaatctttataatccacacacatcctaagcttgttccctttttaggcactacaactacattggctaaccattcgggatatttcacctcccgaatggaccctatcttgagaagtttggttacctcgtcctttatgaatgcgtgttttGCCTCAgattggggtcttctcttttgcttcacctgtcagaacctagggtccaagcttagccgatgcgttattatgtccggtgggatccctgttatatctaaatgggaccaggcaaagcaatcaatgttatcaataagaaatttaataagtttcttcctgagttcggggctcaaccccttTCCTAGGTATACCTTCAGTTCGGGCGAGTGCTCGATaagtgtgacttgctccaattccttaatcgttgatttggtagcgtcggaattatcgggaatcacgaaggatcgagggatcctctgatcatcatcttcttcgatcttctggttatctggttgtgtcaaagccgatgtctgtgattgctatttgttatctcgttccccttctgagcctgatccctttactggcgaaggcgaggatattggtttcgcttcctcgacggcgaatatttctcttgcggctggttgttctccgtacactgtttgactcctctcgattttgggaatttaaggacctggtgtagggtcgaaggtacagctctcatgttatggatccatggccttcttaaaagggcattgtatctcatgtcgccttcgatcacgtgaaacttcgtttcctggatggttccggccacgtttatcggtagaattatctcgcctttggtggtttcgcatgccatattgaatccatttagaaccagggttgcgggtacgatctggtcctataggccgagctgttctacgaccttcaatctgatgatgttggctgagctacctggatcaatcaacacacgcttaaatttagttttattcatgagtatggatattaccagtgcatcgttatgaggttgtatgactccttatGCATCTTCGttattgaaggacaaagttcctatgggtgcatAATATTAAGTTCGAGATCATtattccctcacaatcgatgtcttagtgcgtttaagcaccggtccctgaggggtatcggcgtcgctgatgatcatgtgaatgacgtgctgtggatcttcttgttcgttttgcttgccgaaatccctatttttaaaatagttcttcgccctatcgcttaaaaattctcgaaggtgccctttgttgaataaccgggctacttcctctcttagttgtctgcaatcttccgttctgtggccatgggtgccgtgatattcgcacatttgattgggattcctctgggcaggatcagtctgcatgggtcgagaccatttagtgtctttgatgcgtccgatagccggcacgatggcggatgcatcaatactgaagttatattccgataaccgaggcacTTCCTTAGATCTGGCAGGCCTATCgaacctacttctgttcatcaccccccgggacccttgacctcgatcacttcttttgttattttgcccggggttatgtctcgattcactgaTTCGGCGGTTTCTGTTGTACGGTCGGTATCGATCCccgatcggaccttgttctcaaGTAATATCCCTTCTAacagcgggttcagaccccaattgatcatcttcgaccctaatttttgattggtaccgattgtgcacgtcggcccacgtgatggctgggtatttgatcaggttatgctttaaccgccgtgaagccatcgaactTTGTTCGtttaaaccttgagtgaaagcctgaacagcccaatcgtctatgactggtggcagatccattcgttccatttgaaaacgagatacgaactccatcaacatctcgttatccttttgtcttaccttgaagaggtctgatttccttgttgcgacttttatggcgccggcatgtgctttcacaaaagaatctgctaacatggcgaatgagtcgatggaatttggtagtaggttgtgataccaaatcattgcttccttcgagagggtctctccgaatttttttaacaacacagattcgatttcattgtcttctaaatcattgcccttggtggcacatgtgtaagaagtgatgtgctcgttaggatcggtcgttccgttatatttgggaatttcgggcatacggaatattttggggattggttttcgggctgcgctcgagggaaaaggtttttgcatgaaTATTTTTGAATCCAactcttttatcattggtggaactcccgggatctgatcgaccctggagttatatgtttctacttttttatcgttggcttcgactcactttgtgagttcctcgagcaatttatcAATTTctggagtagtccccgattcttgctcatttgacttcactattgctggctccgttctgtgggtaatttctcgaggtggattgggctccggcctgctttgtagctgggtttggctctgcaactgagctattgttgCCTGTTGATCTTGCAACATTTAAAAAATCATACGCAAGATGacgccgttttcctcgacgttatgggtatctcgagatGCAGACCGAGCGCCACCATAAATGCTATTTtcgggttcagaatgtaggttcgcctcaatggccaaatgcgaattgatatctatcggtgCTCTGATTCGGGCTTCAACGGCGTGAACAAatggtctttcggtactgggagtcaagttattgttctcattgttttcatcttgaagaccggcttcGTTGTCAATCGGTGTGGCTATTTGActggtagttagtcgttgctaatccgaaatccaagatattttcggaaacaagcgcaaaacacaatggtgtgtttttgcagattcgtatcaaataaccactgctatccttagccccacggtgggcgccaaactgtttacccgaaaaacggatagagttgaatttgtacgcggttctaaggatatatggtgtagcttaatacaaatcgtaaggataaatagaaatatcaagtatgGATTGCGAAGAATGCAAAAATagacaaggttgtaaagaagatgaattttaagactaaacaagtggaatcaaattaagaagtttgaaagaacaactcttcactataggagaatatggtgcttgaattacaatgttagCAAAAAACTTGCCCCCTAGAGAAATGataaccatcccctttatagtagagggatcttactttagatataattaaaaatacgtagtgggagacccatgataaatcagtttttccacaattcctgccaagattctctcctctagtggtaTTGCAACGGCTCATGTCTATaaactcgatattgactcgagttttcggtcttgcctcgagctctcgatcttggcttgagctcgattctgactcggacccttgaattgattcggggtcaatgttggtcggtgtatggatcataagctcgacaactttactttgcatcatagttcgatttggattcgagcttgataataatatcgagctcgacattgatcggccaCTCGGACTCGAAGCttatttgtaccatcttcggaacccaccTCGAAATCTTACTTCGATCGATTATGTTTCGAATTCAATCAATCATACGAAGGCCGagatttcgaccatatacagttATCACCAAGAGTTTAGTATAAAATTATTCCGGCGGATCATCATGGGGATTTTATTTGATAGGCTTTCCATGAATACTAGCGGATCGTCAAGACTTTAGTACATAATGTATCGTAACTCTGGAAAATATTATTCACAATTCCTAGCGGATCACATAAGTTTCTAATAAATTTCACCAACCTATTTTTGcttcaaaatcaaaatcaaattggTCTAAATTAACTCGAAATAATTTCAAATTTGATATCCAACATTCTAATatcaatttcaataattttcaGTGGTTAGATTCAACCAAATCCTTCTTTAACAAACAAGCTCAACAAAACTCAATAACGGTAGTTCTTTATAGGGGTACTTATCGGCGAAAAATTAcgcttaacggttcggcttatcggttatcggattataaatgtagtaattcGTTCGTCATCCAATAAGACAACAGGTGGATTGATATCGAATTAACGATTTTCGAGCGGATATCAGGCAGTTTATtggctaaaccaaatagaaaaTTTTTGAACAATCCTAGTCTTATGAATACCAAACGGCCAAACCTGATAAAGTGACTCGAATTCCTCGTTAGTATGTACTGCACTTTAGTTTACCAGGCATGTTAACAATTGTTGCTATATGATAGAATCTGTTAACACTTTGTAGTTTGTATTGCACTAATGCACttattataaatatttctttttgTTGCATAGCTAACTGTTTCTTGTAAAAAAAGGAAAGATTGCAAAACTGGTCAAACTTATTGAAAACGTATATACAATCAAGCATGTACATCTAGGTAGTGTGTTTATAAATAAATCCTTTTGAAGTCTTCAGAGGAGGTAGATCCACATGTAGTTAATGGGCATAattaaagatatatatatatatatatatatatatatatatataaacttaacGGATTAACGatttatccgataagaaaattgagtaatccgcccccagaccgttaagccgttaattataaaatctcaatatgTTTACCAATCATTACCCCGATAACCCGATACTAATAAACCAATAAGCCATCGGTTCTATTAGGTTAACGGTAATGGATTTTCAATTTTGAATAGTCCTAGTTCTTTTCCAACCAAACCATCTACTAACTAATGGATTTTCAATTTTCTATAGCACATATAAAGAAGATAAAAAAGAACGAGGAAAAGGAGGAGGAAATGCATAAGTTCTAGCAAGTAATTATatttaatttgtatattttttttaacagGATCAAAATTTAAACACCGGTCCTTGAAGAGGACACCTAGTGAAATTTCTTGCAGTTTCATCATCTCGTAATAAATAATTAGAACGACGTCATTTTGGAATCAAACGTTGGAATCaagttttccttttttatttatttatttttttctttcaacCTTTTTTAGCTTCAAAAAAGCATTGATGTTTTCTAGTATCATTCAAACTTCTTTTAGCCTCAAAAAGCATTTATGCCTCTAGCATAATTCATAGTTTCTGTTTTCTCCACACACTTATTTGAATCAACCTGTCTATTTTCCCTTTGTTTGAAAACTTGGAAATTCGTGTCTAAATTTAAAACCATACAACCAAAATATAATGCTTTGCCAATAGAGGCAGGTTATGTCCTTACATTGTTTTTTTCTAAAGAAACTAACAAACGAATGAAATGAAGTCATAGCCATCACCAACTTGACATCATATTTATATTGAATATTCACCATCTTAAGGTGTGGGTTTTCTATGTGGAAGGCGGCCGATGAGCTAACAGTTTCACAACCCTGTTACTTTGATTTAAAAATCCTATACTCCACCAAGATGTTAAGGCTGAAAACAACAGTACAAAGGTTTATATGCCAACTAAAACAACAAGAAAGAGAGTCAAATTTAGTATTTGTCCAGCAAATGTAACTAGCATAAAAATCAACCTATATTCACCATCTTAAGGTGTGGGTTTTCTATGTGGAAGGCGGCCGATGAGCTATCAGTTTCACAACCCTGTTACTTTGATTTAAAAATCCTATACTCCACCAAGATGTTAAGGCTGAAAACAACAGTACAAAGGTTTATATGATGGGACTTGAAGCCAATTAAGGCAAGCTTATCAGTCTCATTACTAAGTGCTGCAGCTGCAGCATACTGTAAAGAAAAGGAAAGTGAGAGTTGCAACACAAGAATGACAACATAGATAGTTAAGAAAGTGCGAAAGCTAAAACTCGTTGTGGGAAGTTCcattggaagaataatatcaagGAAAATGTGAAATATGTCAGTGTCTCTTGTGAGCAGCAACCTTAGGTTTGCTTCTTATATAGGGGTTGTGACTTGTGAAGTAGGATTACTGCACGACGATTGCTGATTAGAGGGAACgataaaatttctaagttgaaatCTATTATGTAAATAGTTTTGAAGATGGATATAGTGACCAAAGATTAGAGAGAGATATACTTCTGATATATATGGAATAAAATCTAGCATGATATCCTAATATAATATCCATAAGTTTTTGTTTTCAGCATGATTAGCAAGTTTGAGTTGATGAACCCCCTCtttaaaatatgcatcaattatttaaaatattgttGTTCTTGGCACGGCAAAGGGTTGACTAGTATTATGCAATATGTAAGTTCATTCCTTTCTGTAATTTataatttgattatttatgagaaTGAGAAAAGCAAGGTTATCAGCCTTATTCCAAATTAATGATgctacaacaacaacccagtataatcccactagtggggtctgggggggtagtgtgtacgcagaccttacccctaccctggggtagagaggttgtttccgatagaccctcggctccctcccttcaagaactccccaccttgctcttggggtgactcgaactcataacttcttggttggaagtggagggtactCACCACTAGAGTAACCCACTCTTGTCCGAAATTAATGATGCTACGACATATTGACAATGAAAGAGTAGGAAAAGAACAAAATACTGACCTTTTATGAAAAGGGTTGACAAATGAAAGAAGCTGCTTTATGAAAAGTTCATTCCAGTCTTCTTTTGTTAGTTTTTTTTTGAACTGATAACATTTGTATATattaataaaatcaatacatagGTTGTACTGAGAACCATATTTGCAGGTAAGTACAAATAAGAGAACTGGTATGCAATCCTAGCAAAGACCCTAGAACATCTAAGATTGACACAGTATCTTTTGTGTAAATTTGTTTACACCAAAAACAAATAAAGTAGAACACAACTAAGCTTGATCTTCTGCACTGTGTTGCTTCTGTCCTCAAAACATCTAGAATTTCTCTCTTTTGTTAGTTTATTTACTCGGAATGAGTAAAATAAGATTGGCAACGATCTCTCAGGAATCAGGATCAAATGCACTAACCTTATCTTTACAATTTGATCACTGATCAAGTTTGAGCTGCAAATGTAAATTTAGCAGTTGCTGTTAAAGTGCCTTTGAGCTCAACTGTGATTTGACCAGCAGTAGCTTTTATTTTTATCCTTATATAATGGTTGTTACTTTTCTTTACTCAAGGTTCTCGTTGACTTCAAAAGGTCTGGGGTCATCTACATTTCTGTAAAATCTGTTCACTTTGACTTTGTCTCTGGAATAACAATATCCTAAAGAATACAAATTAAGTCATCACGAGGGTTTGACCAATTTCAATTTCTATTATTTTTTGGGCAGGACTAAGATGTATAATCTCTGCTTGTTTAGGTTGTTCAGATAAATTCCAGTCTTTGATGTAGTTCACCCATTTTGTACAAAAAAGATATTTGCTGATAATATTATGCTCTTTTAATTTAGTATTGTAATTGATTGCTCGTGAAAAAGCCCGAAATGAGTTTGGGTGTTAACTCAAAATTGTACCGTGGAGCACTAATAGTCCCCCAAGTATTCAGAACTAATGCACATTTAGTATAGGATAACAGTTTCAAACACAAATGGCAGAAGCGTAGAAGTCCCAAACTCTGCAACCTAAACATAAGCGATATCAGTTTTCCCCGGTCATACATAACCCAGAGAAAGAATTTATAGAATGTTTGAGGAAGGCTTAGTTGTCGACTACCCCAATTCAGATCAGTATGAATTGGTAACAGTTGGAAAGCTGGCTAAACAAGAAgcatatatatttcacatattttcatCAGAGGGATCAGGCGTGTGGCATGAATTCCAATTCAGTATGAAGTTTTTCGACTGTTTGGCTCTCATTGGTAAACCTGTTTACGTGCATAATTCCTTGCATTGGCTCAGAGTTGATGGTCGAGTTCTTGGTTTTGATACAAAGAGAGAAGAGGCTAAAATTCTTGACCTTCCTGAGTTCATCAGTCATCAAGATTCTATTCGCCGTAAGTACATTATTAGCCCTGGTTCCAATACATGGTTAGGGATGACGCAAGGTTTACTAACTCTTGTTTACTGTTTGAATAAATCCATAGTTATTGCTACTTATGATTATGTAAGCAACAATTGGAGAGTTTCCGACACTATGGACAACTTCATGAAAGCTCCAAATGGCTGTGACTATAGATATGGCTTCCCTATATGGATTGACAGCGGACCTGTGCTTTTCCTAGGAGAAGATCGATTTTTGTATGAGCATGATTCTAAGATGAGTAGGTTTAAAATAACTGCAGTTTTTGACAAACACTATATGATTTATCATCGCCTTTGCCGCTATTTTGAACCATCGTTAGCCAATGTCCAGAAGACACCTTCAGATATAGTCCGCTCTAAACATCTCTCAGCTGTTACCGCAACACTAGATGAGCTCAAATGTTTTATCACTGAAGGTACCAATTAGTTTCAATTCAATTTTGTATTTATTACTTCTTGCTACTATATCCTAAAGGCGTTGAAGCTCAGGATTAGCTATTCCTTTCAAATTGAATGTATTATGTTTTTAAAACATTTTCTCCAGAAGCTAATATTGATCTGGGTCAATCACTTCAGAAATAGAATAAACTAATATTGATGTCATTTTTTTCTCACCGCTAGCTGTACTTATACAGCCATTGAAGTTGAGTTTAAAGGCTCCGTAAGGCTTAAAGCTGAGGAAACTACTTATGCTATAAATTCGCTGCATTTCCTGATCCTAAAAAGAATTTGAgtttaaaagagtaaagaagaatAGCAATTCCAGGTATATATCCTATTCTGAATCAGTGAACTTAAAAGAGAAAAGATGGGAGTTAACTTTCATAAAGCTGCTTTACAGTTAGTCATCCCTTCCCTTATCCTTGGTGCACCAGAAAGGTAGTGACTTTTTCAATTCTAGTTTAAAAGCTGGACAATTCTTAATGCATATTTTAAAGAATATATTAGGTGGATCAAGCATCAAACTGAGACGGGAGTCTTTCCAGGTTCTATTGGAAATGTTACATCTTTACAAGAGTTGTACTTATCGTACAACAATATAGAGGGAGAATTACCAGCTTCTCTAGCTCGATTGACCAAAGTTGAGACAGCTTGGATTTAGGCTATTATGTCCCTAACTCCAAAGACTTTACTTGGCGAACCGTCAGACTATTGGTTCCATACCATCCACTTTGGTCAAATGCTTCAAAATTGTTACAGCTTGCCTTTTCTGTAAACGATTTTACTGGAAATATACCCAAGAGTTTTGGTAACCTGGGAAAATATGTTGTGGCTCAATGTTTAGAGCTTCTTGAATATCCATTTTGCCTTTTTCTTCAACAGTGTATACTCATTGTATACTCAACATGGGCGATGATGAAATTCTTGGAAAGGGGATTCCGTTAGCTATTGGATTGAACTCACTTTCCTTTTAATTGAAGGTTATATGTGCTTAACCGCATAACATAGGACGGCAATAACACAAGGCGCTAAATTATAGGACTAAAATTCCAATCTTTCCCTAAACTATAAGTAGGTTTTATTTCTTTCTGGAGGTTTTGTTTACCCTTCTATTAACTTTACAAGGTACATCTTTACAAGGTACGGTTCAAGTGAAATTATTTTGAGGAATATCAAGCTGCAGCAGTTTTGTAGCATTGGCTAAAGAGGATGGAATGGAACCAGTGAAGTGATTCTGCGCAAAATGAAGTATCTAAAGATTAGCGAACAAGTTGCCTATATCGGATCTGAGGTTACCACCAAAGT
Encoded proteins:
- the LOC104086921 gene encoding uncharacterized protein is translated as MFEEGLVVDYPNSDQYELVTVGKLAKQEAYIFHIFSSEGSGVWHEFQFSMKFFDCLALIGKPVYVHNSLHWLRVDGRVLGFDTKREEAKILDLPEFISHQDSIRRKYIISPGSNTWLGMTQGLLTLVYCLNKSIVIATYDYVSNNWRVSDTMDNFMKAPNGCDYRYGFPIWIDSGPVLFLGEDRFLYEHDSKMSRFKITAVFDKHYMIYHRLCRYFEPSLANVQKTPSDIVRSKHLSAVTATLDELKCFITEGTN